A single region of the Parasphingorhabdus litoris DSM 22379 genome encodes:
- a CDS encoding acyl-CoA dehydrogenase family protein, which produces MSDLEQFRAETRAWLAENCPEEMRDGDITAENQCWGGRQWEFQSDAQKRWFEAALAKGYTVPTWPKEYGGAGLSADEAKILTEERDRINARKPLSNFGISMLGPALLAFGTHEQKLMHLGAIARGEIRWCQGYSEPGAGSDLASLKTKCEDKGDHWLINGQKIWTSNADISDWIFCLVRTDFDAPKHKGITFILMDMASEGISVKPIILISGHSPFCETFFDDVKVPKAYGDDNLSVVGEVNRGWDVAKNLLVHERGMLGTMSPLRGATGPENLGGYAAGEIGVDATGRLDDPSLRQKIAQAEIDDWAYNLTVERLNDEANAGNGLGAKSSMLKYAASELTKKGSQLRMDIGGTDAATIGPDGIEYGSLANTWLYNRAYSILGGTTEVQLNIISKRVLELPSA; this is translated from the coding sequence ATGAGCGATCTGGAACAGTTCCGCGCGGAAACACGGGCTTGGCTGGCAGAAAACTGCCCGGAAGAAATGCGCGATGGTGACATTACGGCAGAGAATCAATGCTGGGGTGGCCGTCAATGGGAGTTCCAGTCCGATGCCCAGAAACGCTGGTTTGAAGCCGCCTTGGCCAAAGGTTATACGGTTCCGACCTGGCCCAAGGAATATGGCGGTGCCGGCCTGTCAGCAGACGAAGCTAAGATTCTTACCGAAGAACGCGACCGGATCAACGCGCGCAAGCCGCTCAGCAACTTTGGCATATCCATGCTTGGGCCCGCTTTGCTGGCTTTTGGTACGCACGAACAGAAACTGATGCATCTGGGAGCAATCGCGCGCGGTGAAATTCGCTGGTGTCAGGGCTATTCGGAGCCGGGTGCAGGTTCTGACCTGGCTTCGCTCAAAACCAAATGTGAGGACAAGGGCGATCACTGGCTGATCAACGGTCAGAAAATCTGGACGTCCAATGCCGATATCTCCGACTGGATATTCTGTCTGGTCCGCACAGATTTTGATGCGCCCAAGCATAAGGGCATTACTTTCATCCTGATGGATATGGCGAGTGAAGGAATCAGCGTAAAGCCGATCATCCTGATCTCCGGCCATTCGCCCTTTTGCGAAACTTTCTTTGACGATGTGAAAGTGCCGAAAGCCTACGGCGACGATAACCTATCGGTTGTGGGCGAGGTAAATCGTGGTTGGGATGTAGCGAAAAACCTGTTGGTGCACGAACGCGGCATGCTGGGTACAATGTCGCCGCTACGCGGGGCTACCGGGCCTGAAAATCTTGGTGGCTATGCCGCCGGAGAAATTGGCGTGGATGCAACCGGGCGTCTGGATGATCCGTCTTTGCGTCAAAAAATCGCCCAGGCCGAAATTGATGACTGGGCCTATAATCTGACGGTGGAGCGGCTGAATGACGAGGCCAATGCCGGAAATGGACTGGGCGCAAAATCGTCCATGCTGAAATATGCAGCGTCTGAACTGACCAAGAAAGGCAGCCAGCTGCGCATGGATATCGGCGGAACGGATGCTGCGACCATTGGTCCTGACGGCATTGAATATGGCAGCCTGGCTAATACATGGCTCTACAATCGCGCTTATTCCATCCTCGGCGGCACGACCGAGGTGCAACTTAACATCAT